A genomic segment from Yimella sp. cx-51 encodes:
- a CDS encoding NCS2 family permease — protein sequence MSTTMPSPRAGALDRYFKISERGSTVAREIRGGFVTFFTMAYIIALNPLIIGTVKDGTGQYLGGGAAPNLAMVAACTALVAGIMSIAMGALANYPLAIAAGLGLNAFVAYGVAALPGMTWKAAMGLVVFEGIVILVLVLTGFRVAAFKALPAPMKTAISVGIGMFICFIGVYDAGFARAGAGTPVQLGVDGRLQGWPIVVFIVGFLLLIALSVRKVTGAMLIAILGATVLAIIIESVAHIGPRFVNGKPTNDRTWSLNVPELPSSVVATPDFSLVGQVDLFGGFAKAGVIAALLIIFSLVLADFFDTMGTMVAVGAKGDLLDKDGTPQDAQKILVVDSVAAAAGGLGGVSSNTGYIESAAGVGDGARTGLASIVTGVLFLLATFLAPLVEVIPHEAAAPALVFVGFLMMQEVGQIDWRDIDVALPAFLTIALMPFTYSITVGIGAGTLTYFAIKLIRGKFNEIPVVLWIISICFVLYFAIDPIRQVFGVN from the coding sequence ATGTCCACAACAATGCCTTCCCCGCGGGCCGGTGCGCTCGACCGCTATTTCAAGATCAGCGAGCGTGGGTCGACGGTCGCGCGGGAGATCCGCGGTGGCTTCGTCACCTTCTTCACGATGGCCTACATCATCGCGCTCAACCCGCTGATCATCGGCACCGTGAAGGACGGCACCGGGCAGTACCTCGGTGGCGGTGCGGCACCCAACCTGGCGATGGTCGCTGCCTGTACGGCGTTGGTCGCGGGCATCATGTCGATCGCGATGGGAGCGCTCGCCAACTATCCGCTGGCGATCGCAGCAGGCTTGGGGCTCAACGCCTTCGTCGCGTACGGCGTGGCGGCGCTGCCGGGGATGACCTGGAAAGCCGCGATGGGGCTGGTGGTCTTCGAAGGCATCGTGATTCTCGTGCTGGTGCTCACCGGTTTCCGGGTGGCGGCGTTCAAGGCGCTGCCGGCACCGATGAAGACGGCGATCTCCGTCGGTATCGGCATGTTCATCTGTTTCATCGGCGTCTACGACGCTGGTTTCGCCCGCGCCGGAGCCGGCACGCCGGTGCAGCTCGGCGTCGACGGCCGCCTGCAGGGTTGGCCGATCGTGGTCTTCATCGTCGGCTTCTTGCTGCTCATCGCGCTGTCCGTCCGCAAGGTCACCGGCGCGATGCTCATCGCCATCCTCGGCGCCACCGTGCTGGCGATCATCATCGAGTCGGTCGCGCACATCGGCCCGCGCTTCGTGAACGGCAAGCCCACCAACGACCGCACCTGGTCGCTCAACGTCCCCGAACTGCCGTCGTCCGTGGTTGCTACGCCCGACTTCTCGCTCGTCGGCCAGGTCGACCTCTTCGGTGGATTCGCCAAGGCCGGCGTGATCGCCGCGCTGCTGATCATCTTCTCGTTGGTGCTCGCTGACTTCTTCGACACGATGGGGACGATGGTCGCCGTCGGCGCCAAGGGTGACCTGCTCGACAAGGACGGCACCCCGCAGGACGCGCAGAAGATCCTCGTCGTCGACTCCGTTGCAGCGGCCGCGGGTGGCCTCGGTGGCGTCAGCTCCAACACCGGCTACATCGAGTCAGCCGCTGGTGTGGGCGACGGCGCTCGTACCGGTCTCGCCTCGATCGTCACCGGCGTCCTCTTCCTACTCGCGACCTTCCTGGCTCCGCTGGTGGAGGTCATCCCGCACGAAGCAGCTGCGCCCGCACTGGTCTTCGTGGGCTTCCTGATGATGCAGGAGGTCGGTCAGATCGATTGGCGCGACATCGACGTCGCGCTCCCGGCGTTCCTCACCATCGCGCTCATGCCCTTCACCTACTCGATCACCGTCGGCATCGGCGCGGGCACGCTCACCTACTTCGCGATCAAGCTCATCCGGGGCAAGTTCAACGAGATCCCCGTGGTGCTGTGGATCATCTCGATCTGCTTCGTGCTCTACTTCGCGATCGACCCGATCCGGCAGGTCTTCGGCGTCAACTGA
- a CDS encoding NAD(P)/FAD-dependent oxidoreductase, whose protein sequence is MSASAIVVGSGPNGLAGAVRLAEAGLSVTVLEAADTIGGGTRTSQHTLPGLLHDDCSAFHPTGAASPYLQSLHLERNGLEFLLPPVQMAHPLDDGSAGLLHHSLDQTAEGLGRDGAAWSQLFGPLVRNFDLLTRELFQPVVHLPRHPIALAQFGPAALLPATTLARIWKDEQAKALFGGVAAHLIAPLNRPLSSSVGLMLTAAGHAYGWPVAKGGSQAIADALAARIIELGGTIETGVRVDDLAQLTGADVVLLDLAPPAVGQLLGDRLPPRDRKLYAGYRFGPGAFKLDLAVEGGVPWRNPDVAKAGTVHLGGTLQEIARSEADVWAGRMPQRPFVLVGQQYLADPSRSVGDIHPVWAYAHVPANWTGDATEAILDQIERFAPGMRERIVGSFSRSAPQLQQYNPNYVGGDIATGANSLTQVVLRPGSPRNPYRTGAQGFYLCSAATPPGAGVHGMGGFNAAETALKDLAAAG, encoded by the coding sequence ATGAGCGCCTCAGCGATCGTCGTCGGATCAGGCCCCAACGGTCTGGCGGGTGCGGTGCGCCTGGCCGAAGCGGGCCTGTCGGTGACCGTGCTCGAGGCGGCCGACACCATCGGCGGCGGCACCCGCACCTCGCAGCACACCCTGCCCGGGCTGCTGCACGACGACTGCTCGGCCTTCCACCCGACTGGCGCCGCCTCGCCCTATCTGCAGAGCTTGCACCTGGAGCGCAACGGACTGGAGTTCCTGCTCCCGCCGGTGCAGATGGCACACCCATTGGACGACGGCTCAGCCGGTCTGCTGCATCACTCGCTCGATCAGACCGCTGAAGGTCTTGGGCGGGACGGCGCGGCATGGAGTCAGCTCTTCGGACCGCTCGTGCGCAACTTCGACCTGCTCACCCGCGAGCTCTTCCAGCCGGTGGTCCACCTCCCCCGCCATCCGATTGCGTTGGCGCAGTTCGGTCCTGCTGCCTTGCTGCCCGCCACCACGCTGGCGCGCATCTGGAAGGACGAGCAGGCCAAAGCGCTCTTCGGTGGAGTGGCTGCCCACCTCATTGCTCCGCTGAATCGTCCGCTGAGCTCATCCGTCGGGTTGATGCTCACCGCCGCGGGCCACGCGTACGGCTGGCCGGTCGCCAAGGGCGGTTCACAGGCCATCGCCGACGCACTCGCCGCACGGATCATCGAACTCGGCGGCACGATCGAAACCGGTGTGCGGGTCGACGACCTCGCACAACTGACCGGAGCCGACGTCGTCCTGCTCGATCTCGCGCCCCCGGCAGTCGGCCAGCTGCTCGGTGACCGCCTACCGCCTCGTGACCGGAAGCTCTACGCCGGCTATCGCTTCGGCCCGGGTGCGTTCAAGCTCGACCTCGCCGTCGAGGGCGGAGTGCCCTGGCGCAACCCGGACGTCGCCAAAGCAGGCACCGTGCACCTCGGCGGCACGCTGCAGGAGATCGCACGGTCCGAGGCGGACGTCTGGGCGGGCCGGATGCCGCAGCGGCCGTTCGTGCTCGTCGGCCAGCAATACCTGGCCGATCCTTCCCGTTCGGTCGGCGACATCCACCCGGTCTGGGCCTACGCGCACGTGCCGGCGAACTGGACCGGCGACGCGACCGAGGCGATCCTTGACCAGATCGAACGCTTCGCTCCCGGTATGCGAGAGCGCATCGTTGGGTCTTTCAGCCGGTCGGCGCCGCAGCTGCAGCAGTACAACCCCAACTACGTGGGCGGCGACATCGCCACCGGTGCCAACTCGCTCACCCAGGTCGTGCTTCGCCCGGGCTCACCCCGTAACCCGTATCGCACTGGTGCACAGGGGTTTTACCTGTGTTCGGCAGCGACACCACCCGGTGCGGGAGTGCACGGAATGGGTGGTTTCAACGCCGCCGAGACTGCCCTCAAAGACCTCGCCGCAGCCGGGTAA
- a CDS encoding TerD family protein — MTQLSKGANAPVTGDVVSVTVVGAQPGSVDLMAFQLASDRKVRSDADFVFFNQPTSPEGAVRLVDGAGVEITLAQMPGEIASITLAVALDDSVPGALGDLPGVGAMIMSDSGPIAVRAEGLASERAAVLLEFYRRDGGWKVRFVCAGWAAGFAALVREHGVDVDGGDQPAAPAPAPAQSAPAASPAQPAPAAAPPAQAAPAAALPAPPAPAQSAPPAAQAGPPAPAAPVGTVDLGKRSGTINLTKGQRVSIEKTEQITASIFWPPATDYDVYALVVYTDGHIETVSTFGTRTDPRFSLSTSDGAVRHAGDVGRTAGPRGGGLFKRKQQPAQQAPAMATERIDIRPHSGIQAVVPVAYSAQSNGTGSFRRYQVSMVIDNGQGTTVRVDAANSDDNDLIFTCVPGIVLVTQDGVTIDYLEKYSAPKSERRPIIGPDLQVVMDQGEENAYK, encoded by the coding sequence GTGACTCAGCTCAGCAAGGGCGCAAATGCGCCGGTGACAGGCGACGTTGTTTCCGTGACGGTGGTGGGCGCGCAGCCCGGCTCGGTCGACCTCATGGCATTCCAACTCGCCAGCGATCGCAAGGTGCGCTCGGACGCCGACTTCGTCTTCTTCAACCAACCGACGTCACCCGAGGGTGCGGTGCGGCTGGTCGATGGTGCCGGCGTCGAGATCACGCTTGCCCAGATGCCGGGCGAGATCGCGTCCATCACGCTCGCCGTCGCGCTCGACGACTCGGTGCCTGGTGCCCTGGGTGACCTGCCCGGTGTCGGAGCGATGATCATGAGCGACAGCGGGCCCATCGCCGTCCGTGCCGAGGGTCTGGCGAGCGAGCGTGCGGCGGTGCTGCTGGAGTTCTACCGGCGCGACGGTGGTTGGAAGGTGCGTTTCGTGTGCGCCGGCTGGGCGGCAGGCTTTGCTGCTCTGGTGCGCGAACACGGAGTCGACGTGGACGGCGGTGATCAGCCTGCCGCGCCCGCTCCGGCCCCCGCTCAGTCGGCACCCGCTGCGTCACCCGCTCAGCCGGCACCCGCCGCAGCGCCTCCTGCTCAAGCGGCACCCGCCGCAGCGCTACCCGCACCCCCAGCACCCGCTCAGTCGGCTCCTCCGGCTGCCCAGGCAGGCCCGCCTGCGCCCGCTGCGCCGGTCGGTACCGTCGACCTTGGCAAGCGCAGTGGAACCATCAATCTGACCAAGGGGCAACGGGTTTCGATCGAGAAGACCGAACAGATCACCGCCTCGATCTTCTGGCCTCCGGCCACCGACTACGACGTATACGCGTTGGTGGTCTACACCGATGGACACATCGAGACGGTCAGCACGTTCGGCACGCGTACCGACCCGCGCTTCTCGCTCTCGACCTCGGACGGCGCGGTTCGCCACGCCGGTGACGTCGGACGTACCGCTGGCCCACGCGGCGGTGGACTGTTCAAGCGCAAGCAGCAGCCGGCCCAGCAGGCACCTGCGATGGCCACCGAACGCATCGACATCCGTCCGCACTCGGGCATTCAAGCCGTTGTGCCCGTTGCCTATTCGGCGCAGTCCAACGGCACCGGCTCGTTCCGCCGCTATCAGGTGAGCATGGTCATCGACAACGGCCAAGGCACGACGGTGCGGGTTGACGCAGCGAACTCCGACGACAACGACCTCATCTTCACCTGTGTGCCGGGCATCGTCCTGGTAACCCAGGACGGCGTCACGATCGACTACCTGGAGAAGTACTCCGCCCCGAAGTCGGAGCGCCGCCCGATCATCGGGCCCGACCTACAGGTGGTCATGGATCAGGGCGAGGAGAACGCGTACAAGTAG
- a CDS encoding DNA repair helicase XPB: MPTDVSGPLIVQSDKTVLLEVDHPLAREARAAIAPFAELERAPEHIHTYRVTPLGLWNARAAGHDAEQVVDALVRYSRYPVPNALLIDLAETMDRYGRLTLRKQDVGGEQRLVLASTDRAVLAEVLRHKKIQPLVGDKLDEDTVLVHASERGAIKQQLIKLGWPAEDEAGYVDGEAHPIELDTNGWSMREYQEHAVAGFWHGGSGVVVLPCGAGKTIVGAGAMAKSRTTTLILVTNTVSARQWKDELLRRTSLTEDEIGEYSGARKEIRPVTIATYQVLTLKRKGVHPHLELLDARDWGLIVYDEVHLLPAPIFRMTADLQARRRLGLTATLVREDGREEDVFSLIGPKRFDAPWKEIEAQGYIAPADCVEVRVTLTESERLAYATTEPDERYRFSSCAPQKDRVVERIVERHRGEPTLVIGQYLDQLDALAGRLNADLITGETSVAVRQKLFQQFRDGEISLLVVSKVANFSIDLPEASVAIQVSGTFGSRQEEAQRLGRVLRPKGDGRTAHFYTVVTRDTVDADFAAHRQRFLAEQGYAYRIVDADDI; the protein is encoded by the coding sequence GTGCCTACCGACGTATCCGGACCCCTCATCGTCCAGAGCGACAAGACCGTGTTGCTCGAGGTCGATCACCCGCTCGCGCGCGAAGCGCGGGCGGCGATTGCGCCGTTCGCCGAGTTGGAGCGGGCCCCCGAGCACATCCACACCTATCGAGTGACCCCGCTCGGCCTGTGGAACGCTCGCGCCGCCGGTCACGACGCCGAGCAGGTGGTCGACGCGCTGGTGCGCTACAGCCGCTACCCCGTGCCGAACGCATTGCTCATCGACCTCGCCGAGACGATGGACCGCTACGGGCGGCTCACCCTGCGCAAGCAGGACGTCGGCGGCGAACAACGGCTGGTGCTCGCCAGCACCGACCGGGCCGTTCTCGCAGAAGTCTTACGGCACAAGAAGATCCAGCCCCTCGTCGGAGACAAGCTGGACGAAGACACCGTGCTGGTGCACGCGTCCGAACGGGGTGCGATCAAGCAGCAGCTGATCAAACTCGGCTGGCCGGCCGAGGACGAAGCCGGGTACGTCGACGGTGAAGCCCACCCGATTGAATTGGACACCAACGGCTGGTCGATGCGCGAATACCAGGAGCACGCGGTCGCGGGTTTCTGGCACGGCGGTTCCGGCGTCGTGGTGCTGCCCTGTGGCGCCGGCAAGACCATCGTCGGCGCAGGTGCGATGGCCAAGTCGCGCACCACCACGCTGATCCTGGTGACCAACACCGTCAGCGCGCGGCAGTGGAAGGACGAACTGCTGCGCCGCACCTCGCTGACGGAGGACGAGATCGGCGAGTACAGCGGCGCGCGCAAGGAGATCCGGCCCGTCACTATCGCCACCTACCAAGTGCTCACCCTCAAGCGAAAGGGCGTGCATCCGCATCTCGAACTGCTCGACGCCCGCGACTGGGGCCTGATCGTCTACGACGAGGTGCACCTGCTGCCCGCACCGATCTTCCGGATGACCGCCGACCTGCAGGCCCGCCGGCGCCTCGGACTCACGGCGACCCTCGTACGCGAAGATGGCCGCGAGGAAGACGTCTTCAGCCTCATCGGCCCCAAACGCTTCGATGCTCCGTGGAAGGAGATCGAGGCGCAGGGCTACATTGCGCCGGCCGACTGCGTCGAAGTACGTGTCACTTTGACCGAAAGTGAGCGGCTCGCGTACGCGACAACCGAGCCGGACGAGCGCTACCGCTTCTCCTCCTGCGCCCCGCAGAAAGACCGCGTGGTCGAACGCATCGTGGAACGCCATCGCGGCGAACCGACCCTGGTGATCGGGCAGTACCTCGACCAACTTGACGCACTCGCCGGCCGACTGAACGCCGACCTCATCACCGGCGAGACCTCAGTCGCTGTCCGGCAGAAGCTCTTTCAGCAGTTCCGGGACGGTGAAATCAGCCTGCTGGTGGTCAGCAAGGTGGCCAATTTCTCGATCGACCTGCCCGAAGCCAGCGTCGCGATCCAGGTGTCGGGCACCTTCGGCTCACGACAAGAAGAAGCTCAACGACTCGGACGCGTACTGCGCCCCAAGGGCGACGGCCGCACCGCGCACTTCTACACCGTCGTCACCCGCGACACCGTGGACGCCGACTTCGCCGCCCACCGGCAGCGGTTCCTGGCCGAGCAGGGCTACGCCTACCGAATCGTCGATGCAGACGACATCTGA
- a CDS encoding hydroxymethylglutaryl-CoA lyase, producing MSLPMVERADGLPESITIYEVGARDGLQNEKNVVPTAVKAEFIRRMIDAGLDTIETTSFVPPSWIPQLSDATDLVDALGQEAKRPTRPALVPNERGLDNALAAGVRSIAVFGSATETFARKNLNRSVAESLEMFAPVVKRAKDEDLWVRGYVSMCFGDPWEGPVPIDQVVNVCARLMDLGCDQLSLGDTIGVGTPGHVVRLLEALQHKGIGPDRIGVHFHDTYGQALSNTLVALQHGVRVVDASTGGLGGCPYAKSATGNLATEDLVWMCRGLGIETGVDLDKLVATSVWMAHQLGRPSPSRVVRALGTA from the coding sequence ATGAGTCTGCCCATGGTCGAGCGAGCTGACGGTCTGCCCGAGAGCATCACGATCTACGAGGTCGGTGCGCGCGACGGCCTGCAGAACGAGAAGAACGTCGTGCCGACGGCGGTGAAGGCCGAGTTCATCCGGCGCATGATCGACGCCGGGCTCGACACCATCGAGACGACGAGCTTCGTTCCGCCGTCCTGGATTCCGCAGCTGTCGGACGCCACCGACCTGGTGGACGCCCTTGGCCAGGAAGCGAAGCGGCCCACCAGACCGGCGTTGGTGCCGAACGAGCGAGGACTTGACAACGCACTGGCCGCCGGCGTCCGCTCGATCGCGGTCTTCGGTTCGGCCACGGAGACCTTCGCCCGAAAGAACCTCAACCGCTCGGTCGCCGAATCGCTGGAGATGTTCGCGCCAGTGGTGAAGCGCGCCAAGGACGAAGACCTCTGGGTGCGCGGGTATGTGTCGATGTGCTTCGGCGACCCATGGGAGGGCCCGGTGCCGATCGACCAGGTCGTCAACGTCTGCGCCCGCCTGATGGATCTCGGCTGCGATCAACTGAGCCTCGGCGACACCATCGGCGTCGGCACACCAGGCCATGTCGTCAGATTGTTGGAGGCGTTGCAGCACAAGGGAATCGGACCAGACCGCATCGGCGTGCACTTCCACGACACCTACGGCCAGGCCTTGTCGAACACGCTCGTCGCGCTTCAGCACGGAGTGCGGGTGGTCGATGCGTCGACCGGTGGATTGGGTGGGTGCCCTTACGCGAAGTCGGCCACCGGCAACCTAGCCACCGAGGACCTCGTCTGGATGTGCCGGGGCCTGGGCATCGAAACCGGCGTCGACCTCGACAAGCTCGTCGCCACCAGCGTGTGGATGGCCCACCAGTTGGGTCGACCCTCGCCCTCCCGCGTGGTGCGCGCCCTCGGCACTGCCTGA
- a CDS encoding M13 family metallopeptidase, translating into MRSGLTSTFDDTVRVQDDLFGYVNNHWVRNNEIPDDRARYGSFDKLREASEANVRTIIEQAAASDAEPGSAERKVGDLFGSFMDTAAIEAAGAQPLQARLQQIAALESNSELSGLIGELSRRGVWGPFVLYVTADAKDPDRYIAYFEQDGLGLPDESYYREEKYEQIRQKYVPHIERMAALAGISDLSDFPRRVMELETRLATHHWDVVATRDAVKTYNKHSLADLKALAPEFDWDAWVSGINAPDGAFDHVVVGEPSFFSGMSSALADHDLDDWKAWLSWKLISDQAAYLSDDFVQESFDFNGKTLSGTPQLKERWKRGVAVVESSLGEVVGQLYVAQHFPPRAKERMVELVDNLIEAYRRDFETLEWMSPATRERALSKLSMFTPKIGYPDKWRDYSDLEIKADDLLGNLARSAEFELMRQLRRIGGPIDRTEWLMTPQTVNAYYHPVMNEIVFPAAILQPPFFDVEADDAVNYGGIGAVIGHEIGHGFDDQGSRFDGDGSLTDWWTPEDRERFDALAQKLIAQFDEESPADAPDIKVNGGLTVGENIGDLGGLTIGYKAYSIAQEANPAPELDGFTGNQRFFLGWSQVWCGKARPDEAKRLIAIDPHAPANCRANVARNLREFHEAFDVAPGDGMYLAPEDQVRIF; encoded by the coding sequence ATGCGATCTGGACTCACCTCGACCTTCGACGACACCGTCCGCGTGCAGGACGACCTTTTCGGCTACGTCAACAACCACTGGGTGCGCAACAACGAAATCCCGGACGACCGAGCGCGCTACGGCAGCTTCGACAAGCTGCGTGAGGCGTCCGAGGCGAACGTCCGCACGATCATCGAGCAGGCAGCGGCCTCGGACGCCGAGCCCGGCAGCGCCGAGCGCAAGGTGGGCGACCTCTTCGGCTCGTTCATGGACACCGCCGCCATCGAAGCCGCTGGCGCACAGCCGTTGCAGGCGCGCCTGCAGCAGATCGCTGCGTTGGAGTCGAACTCGGAACTGTCCGGCCTGATCGGTGAACTCTCCCGGCGCGGTGTCTGGGGTCCCTTCGTCCTCTACGTCACCGCCGACGCGAAAGACCCCGATCGCTACATCGCCTACTTCGAGCAGGACGGCTTGGGCCTGCCGGACGAGTCGTACTACCGCGAGGAGAAGTACGAGCAGATCCGGCAGAAGTACGTGCCGCATATCGAACGCATGGCGGCGCTCGCCGGCATCTCCGACCTGTCCGATTTCCCCCGGCGGGTCATGGAGTTGGAGACCCGCCTCGCCACCCACCACTGGGATGTCGTTGCCACGCGTGACGCGGTGAAGACCTACAACAAGCACTCGCTGGCCGATCTGAAGGCGCTTGCCCCTGAATTCGATTGGGACGCATGGGTCTCGGGTATCAACGCGCCTGACGGTGCTTTCGACCATGTCGTCGTGGGGGAGCCGTCCTTCTTCTCCGGCATGTCGAGTGCGCTGGCCGATCACGACCTGGACGACTGGAAGGCGTGGCTGTCGTGGAAGCTCATCAGCGACCAGGCTGCCTACCTCAGCGACGACTTCGTGCAGGAGAGCTTCGACTTCAACGGCAAGACCCTCAGCGGCACCCCGCAGCTGAAGGAGCGGTGGAAGCGCGGTGTCGCGGTCGTCGAATCGTCCCTCGGTGAAGTGGTCGGTCAGCTCTACGTCGCGCAGCACTTCCCGCCGCGCGCCAAGGAGCGCATGGTCGAGCTCGTCGACAACCTCATCGAGGCCTACCGTCGCGACTTCGAAACCCTGGAGTGGATGTCACCGGCCACCCGCGAGCGTGCGCTGAGCAAGCTGTCGATGTTCACCCCGAAGATCGGCTACCCGGACAAGTGGCGCGACTACTCCGACCTGGAGATCAAGGCCGACGACCTGCTCGGCAACCTCGCGCGTTCGGCGGAGTTCGAGCTGATGCGCCAGTTGCGCCGCATCGGTGGTCCGATCGACCGCACCGAATGGCTGATGACGCCGCAGACGGTCAACGCGTACTACCACCCGGTGATGAACGAGATCGTCTTCCCGGCCGCGATCCTGCAGCCGCCCTTCTTCGATGTCGAGGCCGACGACGCGGTCAACTACGGCGGCATCGGCGCGGTGATCGGTCACGAGATCGGCCACGGCTTCGACGACCAGGGTTCGCGCTTCGACGGCGATGGCAGCCTCACCGACTGGTGGACGCCCGAAGACCGCGAGCGTTTCGACGCCCTGGCCCAGAAGCTCATCGCGCAGTTCGACGAAGAGTCACCGGCAGACGCGCCCGACATCAAGGTCAACGGTGGGCTCACCGTCGGCGAGAACATCGGCGACCTCGGCGGCCTGACCATCGGCTACAAGGCCTATTCCATTGCGCAGGAAGCGAATCCGGCGCCGGAGTTGGACGGCTTCACCGGCAACCAGCGCTTCTTCCTGGGCTGGAGCCAGGTGTGGTGCGGCAAGGCACGTCCCGACGAGGCCAAGCGGCTCATCGCAATCGACCCGCACGCCCCGGCCAACTGTCGCGCCAATGTTGCCCGCAACCTGCGCGAGTTCCACGAGGCCTTCGACGTTGCCCCGGGCGACGGCATGTACCTCGCGCCCGAGGATCAGGTGCGCATCTTCTGA
- a CDS encoding maleylpyruvate isomerase family mycothiol-dependent enzyme produces the protein MSNTQQMWQQHAQPFTEVVQAVTDWDAASPCEGWSARDVLGHVIETERDFLTQRGFTTPEPDAGDPARGWDEHLSAVTDLLGDESVATKEFDGYFGPTTVGDTLARFYGFDLLVHRWDLARSQGSDATLNDSELDEIDAAVDGFGEHAYAPGIFAAAVDVPEDADRQTKVLARTGRRA, from the coding sequence ATGAGCAACACGCAGCAGATGTGGCAGCAGCACGCGCAGCCGTTCACCGAGGTCGTGCAGGCCGTGACCGATTGGGACGCCGCCAGCCCTTGCGAGGGCTGGAGCGCCCGCGACGTCCTCGGCCACGTGATCGAGACCGAGCGTGACTTCCTGACCCAGCGCGGCTTCACCACGCCCGAGCCGGACGCCGGCGATCCCGCTCGTGGCTGGGACGAGCACCTGTCCGCGGTCACTGACCTGCTCGGCGACGAGTCAGTGGCGACCAAGGAATTTGACGGATACTTCGGCCCGACCACCGTCGGCGACACCCTGGCGCGGTTCTACGGTTTCGACCTGTTGGTGCACCGCTGGGACCTCGCCCGCTCGCAAGGATCTGACGCGACGCTCAACGACAGCGAGTTGGACGAGATCGATGCCGCAGTCGACGGCTTCGGCGAACACGCCTACGCGCCAGGGATTTTCGCTGCAGCGGTCGACGTCCCGGAAGACGCCGACCGCCAGACGAAGGTGCTCGCCCGCACGGGACGTCGCGCCTGA
- a CDS encoding AraC family transcriptional regulator, translating into MTAADDIERAHLRDPADRSFAIHRYEPPSHLRGLLRRYWIPVWQVPDGEQSVQKVLQYPICLLITTPHYSRFAGPTRGLSTTVLEGTAWGFGAMFTPAAGALLLGAPVGTVTDRFVELDDVLPGLTAPLRDLMADDPTSEDAHAAGRSLLEARLEDHLPLDEESLLVNQIVELVETDSSIISVTDLCGRVGLAERTLQRLCLRRLGLTPLWLIRRRRLHEASDQLRSGAISLAEVAAMLGYADQAHFSRDFKASTGMTPGEFARMQQR; encoded by the coding sequence ATGACCGCGGCCGACGACATCGAGCGCGCGCACCTGCGCGACCCGGCTGATCGCTCGTTCGCCATCCACCGGTACGAGCCGCCGTCGCACCTACGCGGACTCCTGCGCCGCTACTGGATTCCGGTCTGGCAGGTGCCGGACGGCGAGCAGTCGGTGCAGAAGGTGCTGCAGTACCCGATCTGTCTGCTCATCACGACGCCGCACTACTCCCGTTTCGCGGGGCCGACCCGCGGGCTGTCGACGACCGTGCTCGAAGGCACGGCATGGGGTTTTGGGGCGATGTTCACGCCTGCAGCCGGCGCCCTGCTCCTGGGCGCGCCGGTGGGCACGGTCACCGATCGGTTCGTGGAGCTGGACGACGTCCTGCCGGGGCTGACTGCGCCCCTACGCGACCTCATGGCGGACGACCCCACGAGCGAGGACGCGCACGCCGCCGGACGTAGCCTGCTCGAAGCCAGGCTGGAGGATCACCTTCCGCTCGACGAGGAATCGCTGTTGGTCAACCAGATCGTCGAACTTGTGGAGACCGATTCGTCGATCATCAGCGTCACCGACCTGTGTGGCCGCGTCGGATTGGCCGAGCGCACCTTGCAGCGGCTCTGTCTACGCAGACTCGGCCTGACGCCGCTGTGGCTGATCCGGCGCCGCCGGCTGCACGAGGCGTCCGATCAATTGCGTTCGGGTGCAATCTCCTTGGCCGAGGTCGCAGCAATGCTGGGTTACGCCGACCAGGCCCATTTCTCGCGTGACTTCAAGGCCTCCACCGGGATGACGCCGGGAGAGTTTGCGCGGATGCAGCAGCGCTGA